A window of Aurantibacillus circumpalustris genomic DNA:
AGAGTATCGGTGGCGACTACAGATGTATATATAATGGTTTGAGTATAGGTGTCGCCGTAAGTAAACGGCAAAGGCAACTCAATAGGATCTGCGGTTACGCTATACGTTGAAGGATAGGCCTTGCTCAAACCTGCACTGCTAGACGTAAGAAAAGTATTGTTCCCAGCCTGAGTTCGAACAAGATTGGCTTGAGGATATAAACTAGCAGCAGGAACCGACGAAGCTGCAATGTAAGAAACCTGGTATGTAACAGGACTTGTGGATGGAATGACCGCGAAATTCCATACTTGGTTGGCACCAGCCGTATTTAATACTGGCGAGGAGGTTCGGATACTGAATACCTCACCCGCCTTCGGGCAGCTAGTTGCACACGTGAGTGTTTGTCCTAAAATACTTTGAGTGGTTAATAAACAAATCGAGAACGCAACTAGAATCTTAAGAAGAGGTAGTTTTTTCATTTGGGTTATTTTACTTAAAGATAATGAGTTTTTTTATTTTGCTCTATTTATAAGAAATCCCTTGAAAAATCCAATCCATACAATAGCCGGAAATAAACTTAAATTGAAATAAGCAGTGTATAGGCATATTCAGCCTCACCCATAATTTATTCGAATTAAAATATACTTTGTATATTTAGTAACATTCAATAAAAATGAGTCTATTCAGAAAAAAAACGATTGAATCTATTTTACAGAAAAGCGAAGACGATGCCAACACACACGGTTCATTAGCTAAGCACCTAGGCGTAAAAGATCTTACAGCATTTGGAATAGCCGCTATTATTGGCGCCGGCATTTTTTCAACCATTGGAAAAGCCAGTTTTGATGGTGGCCCGGGTGTCATTTTTCTTTTTATTTTCACAGCGCTTGCCTGCAGTTTTGCTGCCTTTGCCTATGCAGAGTTTGCATCTCTCATTCCGGTTAGCGGCAGCGCTTACACTTACAGTTATGTTGCTTTTGGTGAATTGTTTGCCTGGATCATAGGCTGGGCACTTATTATGGAGTATTCTATAGGGAATGTTACCGTGGCCATTTCGTGGAGTGATTATTTTACCTCTTTATTGAATAATGCTTTTCATTTTAGGATGCATGAATGGTTGTGCTTAGATTATTTTACTGCAAAACAAAATTATTTTGAAGTACTCGGTATTCTAAATAACGGCACTCCTCTTGCAGCAATTGCAGCGAATGGAGAAACTGCTGGTTTAGTTGAAGGTTATAAAGCATTTGCTAGCGCACCGAAAATTTTTGGAACACCGATTATTTTTGATTTTCCTGCTCTCCTTATCAATGTATTAATTACCTTATTAGTATACAGAGGCATTAAAGAAAGTCGCAACGCCAGTAACATCATGGTATTGGTTAAAATTGCGGTTGTACTTGTTGTTATTTTTGTTGGTGCTTTTTATGTAGATACAGAAAATTGGGACCCTTTTATGCCGAATGGTGTTGGTGGTTTACTTAAAGGTATTAGCGCCGTTTTCTTTGCCTACATAGGTTTTGATGCTATTTCAACCACGGCAGAAGAGTGCCGTAATCCACAACGCGATTTACCAAGAGGGATTTTATATTCTATTATAATTTGTACGATTTTATATGTAGCTATTGCTCTTGTTATTACGGGGATGGTAAATTATACAGAACTAAATGTTGGTGATCCGCTGGCATATGTATTTGAAAAAGTAAAAGACTTGCACTGGTTAAGCGGCGTTATTGCAATAAGCGCAGTAGTTGCCATGGCCAGTGTAATGCTAGTTTTTCAATTAGGTCAGCCTCGTATTTGGATGAGCATGAGTCGTGACGGCCTGCTACCGAAAGCCTTTGCAAAAATTCATCCTAAATACAAAACACCTTCTTTCTCAACTATTATAACAGGATTATTGGTTGCTGTCCCTATATTTTTTGTGGATATAAATATGGTAACCGACATTTGTTCGGCAGGAACTTTATTTGCATTCTGTTTAGTGTGTGGAGGAGTTCTCAAGCTTCGTATGGATCCAAACGCTCCGCCTTCGAAATTTAAAACACCTTATATCAATTCAAAATACATTGTTCCAGTTCTCTTTACTATCTCTTTAGTGTATTTGTTTTTTGATGAAAGCAGTACACTTCAATATTATCTTCATTCAGAAACCTTAGAAGAATTTTATTCTAAAATTCCAATCTATTTTTTCTTTATTGGTTTTGCGATATTTTCAGTCATGGCTTTTCTTTATAATTTTTCTTTAATCCCATCACTGGGTTTATTAAGTTGTTTCTATATGCTTTCTCAATTAGGACATAAAAATTGGCTCTACTTTGGCACATGGTTAATAATAGGTTTAATTATATATTTTGTTTACGGCCGCAGACATAGTAAATTAGCACCTTCAAATCAATAATATGTTAGTTTTTATTACGGGAGCCACGTCGGGTATTGGAAAAAGCACTGCGGAAATTTTTGCAAAAAACGGATATAATCTTATTATTACCGGTAGAAGAGAAGAACGTTTAAGTTCATTCAAAAAGGAACTTGAAACAACTTACAAGATTAAAGTAACCACATTGTGTTTTGATATCCGCGAGTCTGCTGCTGTTGAATCTGCCATCGCCTCTCTATCTGCTGAAAATAAAAACATTGATATTTTGGTAAATAATGCCGGCTTAGCTGCTGGTTTATCCTCTATACAAGACGGCTCGCTTTCTCACTGGGAACGTATGATTGACACTAACATTAAAGGGTTTTTATATACTACAAAAGCTGTTTCTAATCTTATGATTAAAAATGGTAAAGGTCATATCATTAACATTGGGTCGATTGCTGGAAAAGAAGTGTATGCTAACGGTAACGTTTATTGCGCTACAAAACATGCAGTTGATGCTCTTAACAAGGGAATGCGTATTGATTTATTAGCACACAATATAAAAGTTACTGCAGTAAACCCAGGAATGGTAGAAACAGAATTCAGTGTGGTACGTTTTGATGGTGATGAAGATCGTGCCAAAAAAGTTTATATGGGCATGGAACCCTTGAAACCAGAAGATATTGCTGAAACTGTTTTTTGGGTTGCAACCCGCCCTGCGCATGTTAACATTAACGACATTTTAATTATGCCCACTGTGCAAGCCACAGCCACCAATGTAATTCGCAAATAACCTGATACATAAGATAAAATATTCGGCTCTCTTTTTTATTTTATTTTTTTTTATCCCTGCTTTTTTATTTTCCCAAACTGCCAGAAAAGGATCTGGTAATGGCAATCGTATTTATTTTGGACCTGTAGTTGGATTTTATTCCATCAATCAAAAACACGCCATTAGTCCAACCCAAAAAATTAGCATGCAGATTGGTTTCAAGAGAGAGCAGCGACTAGGAAATCAATACAAAACTTTTTTTTTAATTGGCGTGGAGTATTTTTTTCACGGACTTAACTTCAGATCTTACTACTTTGACCAAGATACTCTGCAGCTTTATGATAAATCCTTTTCTTACAATTATTCATTATTTATTCATGAATTAAATCTGCCCATTCAATTTAAATATTTATTTAAACGTGCAGATAATAGTCTTTTTAGTCCTTATATAATAGCAGGTTATCACTTGCGTTATTTATTACCTGGGGCATTAAAAGTAAAACAAAACGGTCAACTTATTAAAGAAGATAGTCCAGAATTAAAATTTAAAAATGCGTTGTTTGTCAATAAAATGAATGCCTATGTAAGCCTTGGAATAGGCTGGCAAAAAAACAGTTTGAGATCTAATAAGGGAAGTTTTTTTGTGGAATTAAATGGTAGATACGGTTTTTCGCCTTATTATTTCGAAACAAATTATTCAGCGAGTTCACTCTTTATTAATGGGGCTCATCTTGCTTTGCAATTGGGATTAAAATTTTAATTCTAGTTCTTTCAAGTAAATTTTTTATTTTTCTTGGCTTTTACTAAATCATTTTATACTTTTAATCTAGTTCCCAAAGATTACCGTTCCCTTTACGTTTTTAAAATCTCCAAAATGAACAGACGCAATTTTTTATTGACATCGGCAGGCAGCCTAAGCGCGCTTGAAATGTTTTCGACCATTGATAGAAATTTTACGACAAACCTTGAAAAACAACTGTCGAAATTAGAAAACCTGAGTTTAAGTGCTTCTGTCGAAAATGAAGACTTTTGGGGGTGGGTCCGTCAGAGTTATACAATTTCAGCTAACCTTATTAATTTAAATAATGGCGGTGTTAGTCCGCAACCAAAAGTGGTACAAGACGCACACATTCGCAACTATCAATTATCAAACGAAGCGCCGTCTTATTATATGTGGCGAATATTAGATCAAGAAAGAGAAGGCCTTCGTAATAAATTAGCTGACCTCTGCGGCGTCCTTCCAGAAGAAATTGCAATTAACAGAAATTCCACCGAAGGTTTAAACAGTATTATCTTCGGTTTAAATTTAAAAGAAGGCGATGAAGTAGTGCTTAGTACTTTTGATTATCCAAATATGAAAAACGCTTGGATGCAACGGGAAAAAAGAGATAAGATAAAATTAGTTTGGATTAATAT
This region includes:
- a CDS encoding SDR family NAD(P)-dependent oxidoreductase: MLVFITGATSGIGKSTAEIFAKNGYNLIITGRREERLSSFKKELETTYKIKVTTLCFDIRESAAVESAIASLSAENKNIDILVNNAGLAAGLSSIQDGSLSHWERMIDTNIKGFLYTTKAVSNLMIKNGKGHIINIGSIAGKEVYANGNVYCATKHAVDALNKGMRIDLLAHNIKVTAVNPGMVETEFSVVRFDGDEDRAKKVYMGMEPLKPEDIAETVFWVATRPAHVNINDILIMPTVQATATNVIRK
- a CDS encoding APC family permease — its product is MSLFRKKTIESILQKSEDDANTHGSLAKHLGVKDLTAFGIAAIIGAGIFSTIGKASFDGGPGVIFLFIFTALACSFAAFAYAEFASLIPVSGSAYTYSYVAFGELFAWIIGWALIMEYSIGNVTVAISWSDYFTSLLNNAFHFRMHEWLCLDYFTAKQNYFEVLGILNNGTPLAAIAANGETAGLVEGYKAFASAPKIFGTPIIFDFPALLINVLITLLVYRGIKESRNASNIMVLVKIAVVLVVIFVGAFYVDTENWDPFMPNGVGGLLKGISAVFFAYIGFDAISTTAEECRNPQRDLPRGILYSIIICTILYVAIALVITGMVNYTELNVGDPLAYVFEKVKDLHWLSGVIAISAVVAMASVMLVFQLGQPRIWMSMSRDGLLPKAFAKIHPKYKTPSFSTIITGLLVAVPIFFVDINMVTDICSAGTLFAFCLVCGGVLKLRMDPNAPPSKFKTPYINSKYIVPVLFTISLVYLFFDESSTLQYYLHSETLEEFYSKIPIYFFFIGFAIFSVMAFLYNFSLIPSLGLLSCFYMLSQLGHKNWLYFGTWLIIGLIIYFVYGRRHSKLAPSNQ